The genomic DNA TGACCATGCACGTCGGTAAGCCTGAAGTCGCGTCCTTGGTATCGATAGGTCAGACGTTCGTGATCGATTCCCATCTGGTGCAAGATCGTTGCATGCAGGTCGTGAATGTGAACTCCGTCGGAAACAAGGTTATAGCTAAACTCGTCAGTCTCTCCGTGGGTGTATCCCGCTTTCACACCCCCACCTGCCATCCACATCGTGAAGCAACGCGGATGGTGGTCGCGACCAAAGTTACCGGGAGTGATTTTCCCTTGGCAGTAACTCGTCCTGCCAAACTCGCCACCCCAGATCACGAGGGTGTCTTCAAGGAGTCCATGGTTCTTAAGGTCTTGGATAAGCCCAGCGGTTGGCTGATCCGTAATTCGGCAAGAATTCTTAATGGAACCAGGCAAGTTCGCATGGTGATCCCAACCGGGCTGGTACAACTGGATGAAACGAACGCCTCGTTGGGCCAATCGCCGAGCACGCAGGCAATTCGCCGCGAATGTTCCCGGCTGGTGCACTTCGTCACCGTAGAGTTCCAACGTTTCCTTCGATTCCCCCGAGATGTCGGTGACATCAGGAATTGACGTTTGCATTCGGAATGCCATCTCGTATTGGGCAATACGATTCTCGATTGCGGGATCACCGGTTTCTTCGTATTGCAATTGGTGCAACTTCGCGATTCCATCCAACGCACTTCGTCGCGACGATTGTCGAATTCCCTCGGGCGAATTCAGGTACAAAACTGCATCCTTATCCGAACGCAATTCAACGCCGTCGTACTTGCCCGGTAAAAACCCGCTGCCCCAAAGCCGAGCGAACAAAGGTTGGCCACCGCGCTGTTTCGAAACCATTACCACAAAGGCGGGTAGGTCTTCGTTCTCACTCCCCAGGCCGTACCATGACCACGCACCCATGCTCGGACGGCCCGGAAATTGAGACCCGGTTTGCATCATTGTGACACCGGGACCATGATTAATCGCCTCGGTGTTCATGGACTTGATCACGCACAAGTCGTCGGCGATCTTTGCGGTATGCGGAAGCAAATCGCTCATCCACAGCCCGCTTTCGCCATGCTGCGAGAACTTGAAGGGCGAACCAACGATCGGTAGGCTCGCTTGGTTGGCACTCATGCCCGTTAACCGTTGCCCTTTCCGAACCGAGTCGGGTAGCTCTTCTCCGTTGCGTTCGTTCAAAACCGGTTTGTAGTCGAACAGGTCCATCTGGGACGGAGCCCCCGATTGAAACAAGAAAATGACCCGCTTGGCTTTGGGCGCGTGATGCAACCCTTCGCGGATCGCGGCTTCCGCGGAAGCGGGGCTTCCGCTGGCTAAGTCTTGTTGCAGCAGACTCCCCAAAGCCATCGATCCGATACCGTAACCAAATCGGCTAAGCCATTGGCGACGCGAAAGTGGATGATGATCGTTTCCCGTACAGACGGGTGGAATTGACCTGTTCATTGGTGCCTCACGCATTCGTCAAGGTTCATGATGGAATTAACTAAGACCGTCGCTGCGGCCAACAAAGCGGGATCCGCATCCGTTTTCACGGAAGCTTGTCCAGTCTTCAAAAATTCGATAGCTAGTTCAGGATGCTTCGTAAACTCATCGAGTTGATCGCTGAACATCTCGACGAGTATTTCAGATTCTTGTTCGGTCGGTTCTCGCGAAGTAAGTTGCAAAAAGGCGTCACAAGATAAATCGTCCGCGTTGTCGCCATGCGCATCAATCAAGTGAGAAGCCATGACTCGCGAAGCTTCGATGAACTGTGGCCCATTGAGCAGGACCAGCGCTTGCAACGGCGTTTCGGTAACCTCGCGTTTCATCCGACACACTTCACGTGTTGGGGTGTTGAGGGTCATCATTACCGGAGCGGGCGAGGAACGTTTCCAGAATGTGTATAGACTTCGGCGATACAGTTTTTCGCCTTGGTCGATTTCCAGCGGCGTGTAGGCAAGCGCGAGGTCGTACGGCTTGACTGGCTCGCCACCGACCTGACTTTTCAACAGCCCGCTGGTCGCGAGAATGTTGTCGCGAATCATCTCGGCCGATAAACGTTCACCGCTGCCGCGAGCAAGAAATCGGTTAGTCGGATCCTTTGCTCGTTTTTCTTTTGATACCACCGAGCTTTGACGGTAAGTCGCCGACAAAGCCATTTTGCGGATCAGTGCGCGGACATCCCAACCAGACGACACGAAGTCACGCGCCAACCAGTCCAACAATTCGGGATGCGTCGGGTTCTCGCCCTGGTTACCAAAATCCTCGGGCGTTCGCACAAGTCCCTGGCCAAACATCAATTGCCAGTAACGGTTCACCGCGACACGCGAAGTCAGCGGATGATTCGGGGACGTCAACCATTGAGCAAGTCCGAGTCGATTGCGAGGCAATTCGTCATCCATGGGCGGAAGAACCGCTGGCGGACTCGGGGAAACGGGTTCGCCCTTCGCGTCATAAACACCGCGTTCAAGTAAGTAGGTTTGCCGAGGCACCTCATTCTCACGCATCACCATGATCGCCGGAATCTCATCCATCAACTTGTTAACCGCCACGCGTGCTTTGCGAAGCCCCTCACGCGACTCTGAACACGAAGGGTCAATGGCTAGCACATAGTATTCTTCCAACCAATCACGTTCTGCATCGCTGAGTTCGCTTTCAGGTTTAGCGATGAGCTCGTCCAATGATCTCCCATCGAACAGCTCTGCAACCTCGATCGCACTGACTTGGCGATCGAAGACTTTGAAACTATCAACCTTGCCATTTACAAAACCTCGATCCCGGTATCGCGAGCCAATCGCCAAATGATGCTGATCGTCCTTTTCGTAGCTATCAGCCCACTTGCTGATGTTTCGCGTCAGGTGATCTTCGACGATTGTCGTCGAAGCAAGTTTTCCGTCCAAGAAAATCTTCAGCCCCGATGCCCGACTGGATCCGTCATACGTTACCGCAACATGAATCCATCGCTCGTTGTCGATCGCCTCAGACGTCTCAACGGCAATCGCATCGCCGGGCCAGAAGTGACAAAGCTTTGCACTCAACTTGCCGCCTTCACGCGTCAATTCGTAACCGATCGAACCGGCGTCATCCCATCCTCGAGATCGTCGATAGATAACCGCCCGATTCTCGGACTCGGGGTTCCAAATCCAAAGCGAAAACGAAAAGGGATCGTGTCGTTCGAAGTAACCGACTTCAGGAATCTCAACGGGATCATCGCCGGTGAACTTCACTGCCTTGCCAACATGCCCGTCGACCAATTGGTTTGCGACAGGGCTGACGGCGTTCTTGCCCAAAGGATTGGCGAGGGCAAAGTTGTCCGGATCTACCTTTGCTTTCTCACCTTCTTTCTCGTCACTCGCAAAAGCTTTTAAACTATCTTCAAAGTCGAGTTCGGCCACCTTGCCGGGAATCAGGACTTCAACCTTGCGATCAGCCAACCACTTTGGAAAGGCGGTGCCAACAGACTTATTGATATCGCGATTCAGTACCGCTTCCGCATCCGAAAGCTTGTGCCGCAGTTCGTCGAGCTGACGTTTCTGCTCTGCACTGGGCAACGGCATCGCAGGCGTGGGGACGGCGTCGGTAAAGTACGAAATCAATCCGCGCTCGTCGATGTTGTCAAAGAAGGCGCTAAACGAGTAGTAGTCTTTGGCACTGAGAGGATCGTACTTATGGTCGTGACAACGACAGCACTCCATGGTCAAACCCAACATGGCTGTTCCGACTGTGTGCGTTCGGTCGGCCACGTTTTCCACACGAAACTCTTCCACCGCCACCCCGCCTTCGCGTTTATGGGAGTGCAGGCGATTGAATGTCGTCGCCAACATTTGCTCTCGCGTTGGATTGGGCAATAAGTCGCCGGCGAGTTGCCATGTAATGAATTGGTCGTAAGGCATGCCCGATTTAATTGCATCGATCACCCAGTCACGGTACGGCCAAACGAAGCGTTCGATGTCCTGTTGATAGCCATAGGAATCCGCGTACCTGGCAACGTCTAACCATTCGCTGGTCATCCGCTCGGCATAAGCGTCGCTAGCCAATAGACGATCTACGACTTTCGCGTCCGCGTCCGGAGTTTTGTCGGCAACGTAATCTTGAATTTCTTGCTTTGTAGGCGGCAAGCCCGTCAAATCAAATGTGACGCGACGCAGCCACTTGTTTTTGGGCGCTTCGTCAGCAGGTTTCAAGTCGTTCTCGACTAGCGTCTTTGCAATGAACTGATCAATTGGCCCTTTTTGCCACTCAGCTAGCTCCCCAAGTTCCGACTGCTCCGGTGTTTCAATCTTGTCAGGTAACGGCGTGAATGCCCAGTGAGCCTCGAAAGGAGCTCCTTGGAGGATCCATTGATCCAACGTTTCCTTTTCTTGCTCGGTCAATGGCTTCAAAGCATCGGAAGGAGGCATCGGGTTGTCTTCATCATGAATGCGAACATGCAGTTCACTCTGCTCGAGGTCACCAGGGACGATGCCAAAATAGCCTCCCAAATCAGCCGTCGCGTTCTCGAGGTTATCGACACGAAACTCGGACTCTTGATTCGCGGCATCGGGCCCGTGGCATTTGAAACAACGGTCTGACAATATCGGTCGGACATCACGGTTGAACGAAATATCCGCAGCGTTGACCGTACTAACTACCAGCACCAACGCACCGATCATTCGAGTTATCAAGAAGCATTCGAAGGTGAATCTGTTTTTCATGTCTAGCTTGCTGAACGCAGGATTTGTCGGCTCCACTGGCCCTCCTTTAACCGTGCGTCTAAAGGAAGATCCAACGCCTGTCATTGTCGTTTAGGGAATTCGATAAGTCTTGTATCCACGGACCCCGTTTTGGTAC from Rubripirellula amarantea includes the following:
- a CDS encoding DUF1501 domain-containing protein, which gives rise to MNRSIPPVCTGNDHHPLSRRQWLSRFGYGIGSMALGSLLQQDLASGSPASAEAAIREGLHHAPKAKRVIFLFQSGAPSQMDLFDYKPVLNERNGEELPDSVRKGQRLTGMSANQASLPIVGSPFKFSQHGESGLWMSDLLPHTAKIADDLCVIKSMNTEAINHGPGVTMMQTGSQFPGRPSMGAWSWYGLGSENEDLPAFVVMVSKQRGGQPLFARLWGSGFLPGKYDGVELRSDKDAVLYLNSPEGIRQSSRRSALDGIAKLHQLQYEETGDPAIENRIAQYEMAFRMQTSIPDVTDISGESKETLELYGDEVHQPGTFAANCLRARRLAQRGVRFIQLYQPGWDHHANLPGSIKNSCRITDQPTAGLIQDLKNHGLLEDTLVIWGGEFGRTSYCQGKITPGNFGRDHHPRCFTMWMAGGGVKAGYTHGETDEFSYNLVSDGVHIHDLHATILHQMGIDHERLTYRYQGRDFRLTDVHGHVVKELIT
- a CDS encoding DUF1553 domain-containing protein gives rise to the protein MKNRFTFECFLITRMIGALVLVVSTVNAADISFNRDVRPILSDRCFKCHGPDAANQESEFRVDNLENATADLGGYFGIVPGDLEQSELHVRIHDEDNPMPPSDALKPLTEQEKETLDQWILQGAPFEAHWAFTPLPDKIETPEQSELGELAEWQKGPIDQFIAKTLVENDLKPADEAPKNKWLRRVTFDLTGLPPTKQEIQDYVADKTPDADAKVVDRLLASDAYAERMTSEWLDVARYADSYGYQQDIERFVWPYRDWVIDAIKSGMPYDQFITWQLAGDLLPNPTREQMLATTFNRLHSHKREGGVAVEEFRVENVADRTHTVGTAMLGLTMECCRCHDHKYDPLSAKDYYSFSAFFDNIDERGLISYFTDAVPTPAMPLPSAEQKRQLDELRHKLSDAEAVLNRDINKSVGTAFPKWLADRKVEVLIPGKVAELDFEDSLKAFASDEKEGEKAKVDPDNFALANPLGKNAVSPVANQLVDGHVGKAVKFTGDDPVEIPEVGYFERHDPFSFSLWIWNPESENRAVIYRRSRGWDDAGSIGYELTREGGKLSAKLCHFWPGDAIAVETSEAIDNERWIHVAVTYDGSSRASGLKIFLDGKLASTTIVEDHLTRNISKWADSYEKDDQHHLAIGSRYRDRGFVNGKVDSFKVFDRQVSAIEVAELFDGRSLDELIAKPESELSDAERDWLEEYYVLAIDPSCSESREGLRKARVAVNKLMDEIPAIMVMRENEVPRQTYLLERGVYDAKGEPVSPSPPAVLPPMDDELPRNRLGLAQWLTSPNHPLTSRVAVNRYWQLMFGQGLVRTPEDFGNQGENPTHPELLDWLARDFVSSGWDVRALIRKMALSATYRQSSVVSKEKRAKDPTNRFLARGSGERLSAEMIRDNILATSGLLKSQVGGEPVKPYDLALAYTPLEIDQGEKLYRRSLYTFWKRSSPAPVMMTLNTPTREVCRMKREVTETPLQALVLLNGPQFIEASRVMASHLIDAHGDNADDLSCDAFLQLTSREPTEQESEILVEMFSDQLDEFTKHPELAIEFLKTGQASVKTDADPALLAAATVLVNSIMNLDECVRHQ